The stretch of DNA AAATGCATACTTTGGCATTTATTGTAATTATAGACCTAGATTAATTACTACTGGTCTTATTTCTCCCATGACAAAAATAAAAGCCTGACACTTATCTAAGTAACAGGCATGGTCATCTATTTAAATAATGCTTTAACATCAACTTTAAAACCTTTGATGATACTGGATTTTAATCAAACCTTGTTTTTCATCTTCATTATGCCGTATTGAGTGTCTTCCCCAAATGAATAAACCATAATATTATCAAATATAGGATGATAATCTAGGTTGCCCAAATAGGATTTCAAAGGAGGTGTCCCTGTAGGACCGATCAAATCATTTTATTTAAGATCCTTCATCCCGGTTTCTAATATTTCCATTTGCAGTAGTGTCTGCTCGTCGGTAATGGTTTTAGCTCTCCCATTCATGATGCTTTCATATAAATCATCATACACTCTTCCGTAATCACCATTCACGGACTTAACTTTTTCTTCGTGGATTGTTCCATCTTCATCGATATAGGTTATTACACCATAGTGTTGTATCGTGTCTACACCAAAATCTTTGTTGTCAGGCATGTAAAATTGCTTTAAATGTTCTTCCTGTCGATCCTTTGTTTCTTTCACAAAGCATCCCTTTTTTCCATAAACAACGAAACTAGGTCTTTCTTTAAGTCTATAATAACTAGATTTCACGGATACTTTTAACTTCCCATAATACAAATCCAAATCAAAATAATCATTCATTCTTCCTTGACCCAATAATTGTCTTACATCATAGTGTATTTGTTCCGGCTTGCCAAAATAGCTGATCACCTGATCTAATGTATGACAGCCATGTCCATACAAATATGACAATATAGGATTAAAACTATGAACAGATTCTGGTACTTCCGGACGGTAATAGTCATAATGCATTTCCACTTCCAGTAAGTCTCCTAGTTTTCCATCCTCAATAACCTTTTGAACCGTTAAAAAATCACTGTCAAAACGTCTATTTTGATACGCCTGAACAATCAAACCATTTTCTCTAGCCAATGTAAATATTTCTTTTGCTTGTTCCGAGGTTTCCATAAAAGGTTTTTCAACTAAACAGTTTTTATGATGCTCCAATACTAGTTTTGAATATTCATAATGACTTTCATGTCTTGTACAAACCACAATGAGTTGAATGTCCTTATCATTTAATAAATCGTTCAGATTGGAAGTATAATTTACTCCCTCAATTCTCTTCCAGCTTTCATTTTCTGGATTTCTTTGAAAAATTGTTTTTACCTTTATATTTTCTCTTTGCATAACGAAAGGAAGATGATATCTGTTGGTACTTTTCCCATTTCCAATAAAACCAATTGTAAGCATGATAGCCTCCAAAAATAGATTTAAATGATT from Neobacillus sp. CF12 encodes:
- a CDS encoding oxidoreductase, which translates into the protein MLTIGFIGNGKSTNRYHLPFVMQRENIKVKTIFQRNPENESWKRIEGVNYTSNLNDLLNDKDIQLIVVCTRHESHYEYSKLVLEHHKNCLVEKPFMETSEQAKEIFTLARENGLIVQAYQNRRFDSDFLTVQKVIEDGKLGDLLEVEMHYDYYRPEVPESVHSFNPILSYLYGHGCHTLDQVISYFGKPEQIHYDVRQLLGQGRMNDYFDLDLYYGKLKVSVKSSYYRLKERPSFVVYGKKGCFVKETKDRQEEHLKQFYMPDNKDFGVDTIQHYGVITYIDEDGTIHEEKVKSVNGDYGRVYDDLYESIMNGRAKTITDEQTLLQMEILETGMKDLK